One part of the Streptomyces sp. AM 2-1-1 genome encodes these proteins:
- a CDS encoding PLP-dependent aminotransferase family protein yields MEERSSVGELAKSLRGELNRYSPGGKLPSSRALVERFRVSPVTVTRALAQLAAEGLVVTRPGAGAFRAEPRTTAPPAGDTSWQEVSLSGDGGPEVVPRTVDASGVLVTLAAPSPGVIEFNGGYLHPTLQPERAMAAALARAGRRPGAWGRPPVDGLPELRAWFAREIGPGVGAADVIVTAGGQSALATALRALAPPGAPVLVESPTYPGMLAVARAAGLRPVPVPVDRDGVRPELLAAAFRATGARVFVCQPLFQNPTGAVLAPERRAETLRIARTAGAFVVEDDFARRLAHEDAGPLPPPLAADDPDGVVVHVCSLTKVTSPSLRVGAMAARGPVLERLRAIQVVDSFFVPRPLQEAALELVGSPSWNTHLRSVAAELARRRTLLAGELRRLLPELDLPHVPSGGGSLWLRVPGEGGSGADEAAFVSGALRAGVAVAPGRPYFCAEPPAAQTRISFAAASGAGEIAEGVRRLRTAYDTLRAGAGRRPGSQPSRPGSRERAPERWATRSS; encoded by the coding sequence ATGGAAGAGCGTAGCAGTGTGGGGGAGTTGGCAAAGTCCCTGAGGGGCGAACTGAACCGCTACTCACCAGGTGGAAAGCTGCCGTCGAGCCGGGCTCTCGTCGAGCGGTTCCGGGTCAGCCCGGTCACGGTCACCCGGGCGCTCGCCCAACTGGCCGCCGAAGGGCTGGTCGTCACCCGGCCGGGTGCGGGGGCCTTCCGGGCGGAGCCCCGTACCACCGCCCCGCCCGCGGGGGACACGTCCTGGCAGGAGGTGTCGCTCAGCGGGGACGGCGGACCCGAAGTGGTACCGCGTACCGTCGACGCCTCGGGGGTCCTCGTCACGCTCGCCGCGCCCTCGCCGGGCGTCATCGAGTTCAACGGGGGTTACCTCCACCCCACCCTCCAGCCCGAACGGGCGATGGCCGCCGCCCTCGCCCGGGCCGGCCGCCGCCCCGGCGCCTGGGGCCGGCCGCCCGTGGACGGACTGCCCGAGCTGCGCGCCTGGTTCGCCCGGGAGATAGGGCCCGGCGTCGGAGCGGCCGACGTCATCGTCACGGCGGGCGGGCAGAGCGCGCTGGCCACCGCGCTGCGGGCGCTCGCACCGCCCGGGGCTCCCGTTCTCGTCGAGTCGCCGACCTACCCCGGCATGCTGGCCGTCGCCCGCGCCGCCGGGCTGCGGCCGGTCCCCGTGCCGGTGGACCGGGACGGAGTGCGGCCCGAACTGCTGGCCGCCGCGTTCCGCGCCACCGGGGCCCGCGTCTTCGTCTGCCAGCCGCTCTTCCAGAACCCCACCGGCGCCGTCCTCGCCCCGGAACGGCGGGCCGAGACGCTGCGGATCGCCCGGACCGCCGGGGCGTTCGTCGTGGAGGACGACTTCGCGCGCCGCCTCGCCCACGAGGACGCGGGCCCGCTGCCCCCACCGCTCGCCGCCGACGACCCGGACGGCGTCGTCGTGCACGTCTGCTCGCTCACCAAGGTCACCTCACCCAGCCTGCGCGTCGGCGCGATGGCCGCGCGCGGCCCGGTGCTGGAGCGACTGCGCGCGATTCAGGTCGTGGACAGCTTCTTCGTACCGAGACCGCTCCAGGAGGCCGCACTCGAACTGGTCGGATCGCCGTCCTGGAACACCCATCTGCGCTCCGTAGCAGCCGAGTTGGCCCGACGCCGCACCCTGCTCGCCGGTGAGCTCCGCCGCCTGCTGCCCGAACTCGATCTGCCGCACGTGCCCTCCGGCGGCGGCAGCCTCTGGTTGCGTGTCCCCGGTGAGGGCGGCAGCGGCGCCGACGAGGCCGCGTTCGTCTCCGGCGCGCTGCGCGCCGGAGTCGCCGTCGCCCCCGGCCGCCCGTACTTCTGCGCCGAACCGCCCGCCGCGCAGACCCGGATCAGCTTCGCGGCCGCCTCCGGTGCGGGCGAGATCGCGGAGGGGGTCCGCCGCCTGCGCACCGCGTACGACACCCTGCGCGCCGGTGCGGGCCGACGGCCGGGGAGTCAGCCCTCGCGGCCGGGCAGCAGGGAGAGGGCCCCGGAGCGCTGGGCGACGAGGTCGTCGTAG
- a CDS encoding SDR family NAD(P)-dependent oxidoreductase, which yields MDLSHRTVFVVGGTSGIGRELARRFAAAGSTVAVGGRDPQALCELAAEGFGTFPVDVTDGASVTSVRDAVLARYPGLDTVVTMSGVMLMEDLRDPAHFGAAERTIDTNLLGTIRVIDAFTPHLIGRGAGTFVTVTSGIAFLPFPPMPSYAASKAAVHAYSEALRAQLDGTGVGVVELVPPAVATSGQQKVNPHALPLDDFAGEVMDLLAKDPTPREILVKGVLMHRWAERDGTYDDLVAQRSGALSLLPGREG from the coding sequence ATGGACCTCTCGCACCGCACCGTCTTCGTTGTCGGCGGGACCTCGGGCATCGGGCGGGAACTGGCCCGGCGGTTCGCCGCGGCGGGCAGCACCGTGGCCGTCGGCGGCCGTGACCCCCAAGCGCTCTGCGAACTCGCCGCGGAGGGGTTCGGCACGTTTCCCGTCGACGTCACCGACGGCGCCTCGGTCACGTCCGTCCGCGACGCCGTACTCGCCCGGTACCCCGGGCTGGACACGGTGGTGACGATGTCGGGCGTCATGCTCATGGAGGATCTGCGCGACCCCGCGCACTTCGGGGCGGCCGAGAGGACGATCGACACCAACCTGCTCGGCACCATCCGGGTGATCGACGCCTTCACCCCGCATCTGATCGGGCGGGGCGCCGGCACCTTCGTCACCGTCACCTCCGGCATCGCTTTCCTGCCGTTCCCGCCCATGCCCAGCTACGCCGCCTCGAAGGCCGCGGTGCACGCCTACTCCGAGGCCCTGCGCGCGCAGCTCGACGGCACCGGGGTCGGTGTCGTCGAGCTCGTTCCCCCGGCCGTCGCCACGTCCGGCCAGCAGAAGGTGAACCCGCACGCTCTGCCGCTCGACGACTTCGCCGGCGAGGTCATGGACCTGCTCGCGAAGGACCCCACCCCGCGCGAGATCCTCGTGAAGGGGGTCCTCATGCACCGCTGGGCCGAGCGCGACGGCACCTACGACGACCTCGTCGCCCAGCGCTCCGGGGCCCTCTCCCTGCTGCCCGGCCGCGAGGGCTGA